In the genome of Noviherbaspirillum saxi, the window CCGAAGCGCAGATGAACCGATAAGAACGACGTCCCCTTGATTGCCGGGAAATCGCGTGTTTCATGGTAGCGGTCCAGGCAGTCGCGAAAGTCTTCAAACAGTTGCTCGCCGCCGGACATGCCGGCCGGTATGCCGAGTTCCGCAAGGTCGCTTGCTTCGAAGCCGATCTCTGCCAGCGACGGAGGGCACTTGGCGTCCCCGTTGCCCGGAGCGGCCAGACGGGATGCATAGGTTTCGGCCGGATAGGCTTTCAGGTAAAAGTCGTCGGACGACGAGTGCAGTTTCCTGAGCCAGGCATTCTTGTATGGCGTGAAAACGGATAAAGGCTTGCCCGCCTGTGAAAGCACCTCGTCCTTTTCGAATATCACCTGATCCTTGAAGCTGCGCCAGGCTATGCCTGTCTTTTGCAGGGCGGCTGTGACCCGTGCATCGCGCGTGACCGCAGCCGGTTCATAGTCATGGTTGGCGAATACCGCATCTACCCGGAGTTCTGACGCCAGCCTGGGAATTTCTTCCGCCGCATGTGCATGCCGCACGATCAGGAACCCGCCGAGGCGGCGCAGTTCCGCATCGAGCTCGACGATGCTGGCATGGATGAAGTCGACTCGCCTGTCCCGACGGTCGAGCAAATCCAGTATGTCCTTGTCAAAAATAAAAGCGCAATAGACGCTGCAACTTTGTCGCAATGAATGATAAAACGCGGCATGATCGAAACAGCGCAGGTCGCGCCGGAACCACACCAGGGAATTGTTAAACTGTTGCATGAGCGGCCTTTGGCCCGATCACGGAATTTACGCTTTGTCCGGGATGGAGCATACGTCAAAACTGTTAAAATGCTCTTTATGGTGAAACCCAGCAAGATACGCACGATGTCATCCCGTTCCGCTGCCGCGCGGCGCGCCGCCGATTTGTCGGCGAGCGCAGGCGACAGCGCTGAAACAGGATTGAATCTGGTCGACCACTTCCTGATCGCAATGCCTTCCATGCTGGACCCGGTGTTCGGCGGCACGGTGGTTTATCTCTGTGAACACAATGCCAACGGCGCGCTTGGGATGATCATCAACAAGCCGACCGATATGACGCTCGATACATTGCTGGAACGCATCGAACTGAATCCGGCATTGATTTCCGGACCGCTTGCCACGGGACGCAAGCCGGTGATGTTCGGCGGCCCGGTACAGGTCGAGCGCGGCTTTGTACTGCATTCTCCACATGGCGCATTTTCCTCGATGGTGCCGGTTTCCGATCTCATTGCCCTGACCACCTCAAAAGACGTGCTGGAAGCGGTTGCCTCCGGCGATGGCCCGCGTCGGCTGCTCGTCAGTCTTGGGTGCTGCGGCTGGGGCGGCGGCCAGCTGGAAGAAGAAATTGCTCGCAATGGCTGGCTGACGGTACGTGCGGATCCGGACATCATTTTCGATATGCCGGTGGAGCAACGTTTCTTCTCGGCCATGAAATTGCTGGGCATCGATCCGATGATGCTGGCTGGTGATGCGGGGCACGCCTGACAGTGGAAACGGTATTGGCGTTTGATTTCGGCCTCAAACGGATCGGCGTGGCAATCGGCAACACCCTGCTGAAGCAGGCGCAGCCCTTGACCGTCATTACGTCCGAGAGCAACGATGCCCGTTTTGCTGCTATCGAAGCCTTGATCGATGAATGGCAACCGCAGCGCTGCGTGGTCGGCTTGCCCATGCATCCGGACGGCGCCGAGCATGAAATGACCGCGCGCTGCCGCCGGTTCGCCAATCAGCTGCACGGCCGCTTTGGCTTGTCTGCGGTACTCGTCGACGAACGATACTCATCCGCCGTGTTGTCACAGCGGCGCGGCGAGCATATCGACGATGCAGCGGCCGCCATCATTTTGCAACAATATTTCGACGACTATGCCCAATCCTGATTTCGACGCAGAAGCGCTGTACCGGCAACTGGCCGACAGCGTCAAGTCTTCGCTCGCAAGCACCGACAATCTGGCGGTTGTCGGCATTTATTCCGGCGGCGCCTGGCTTGCCGAACGCCTCGCGCAGGAACTGAATGTCGGCAATCGCCTCGGTTTCATCGATGTCTCCTTCTACCGTGACGATTATGCGGAAAAGGGATTGCATGCCGAAGTCAAGCCGACCCAGATTTCATTCGAAGTGGAAGGCGCGACCATCCTGCTGGTCGACGACGTGCTTTACACCGGCCGCACGACGCGTGCCGCGATCAATGAATTGTTCGACTATGGCCGTCCAGCCAAAATCAAGCTGGCCGCGCTGGTCGATCGCGGCGGCCGCGAGCTTCCTATCGCCGCCGACTTCGTCGCGCAGACCGTGGCTTTGACCCAAGACCAGCAACTCGTATTAGGCCGCGATGACGACGGCCGGTTTTCCCTGACGGTGGACCATGCATAACCCGCAATTGAACAAGAACGGCGAGCTCCAGCATCTGCTCACCATCGAAGGCCTGCCTAAAGCGGTCATCACCCATATCCTCGATACCGCATCCTCGTTTGTCAGCATCAGCGACCGCGAAGTCAAGAAGGTGCCGCTGATGCGCGGCAAGAGCGTGTTCAACCTGTTTTTCGAGAATTCCACGCGCACACGCACGACTTTCGAGATTGCGTCAAAAAGACTGTCGGCCGATGTCATTAACCTGAATATTTCGGCGTCCAGTGCCAGCAAGGGCGAATCGCTGCTGGATACGATCGATAACCTGGCCGCGATGCATGCCGACATGTTTGTGGTGCGCCACGCACAGTCGGGTGCGCCTTACCTGATTGCCAAGCACCTGATCGACACCAATCAGCCGCATGTCCATGTGATCAATGCCGGTGACGGACGCCACGCGCATCCAACCCAGGGCTTGCTCGACATGTACACGATCCGCCATTACAAGAAGGATTTCAGCAATCTGACAGTGGCCATCGTCGGCGACATCCTGCACAGCCGCGTGGCCCGCTCGGACATCCATGCACTGACCACGCTGGGCGTGCCGGAAGTGCGCGCTATCGGCCCGCACACGCTGCTGCCCGGCGGGCTGGAACAACTGGGTGTGCGAGTCTTCACCGACATGAACGAAGGCCTCAAGGACGTCGACGTCATCATCATGCTGCGCCTGCAGAACGAACGCATGAGCGGTGCGCTGCTGCCGTCCGCGCAGGAATTCTTCAAGAGCTACGGCCTCACGCCGGAGCGCCTGGCGCTCGCCAAGCCGGATGCCATCGTCATGCACCCCGGTCCGATGAACCGTGGCGTGGAAATCGATTCGGCCGTAGCCGACGGCGCACAGGCCGTCATCCTGCCGCAGGTAACCTTCGGCATTGCGGTACGCATGGCGGTGATGAGCATTTTGGCGGGAAATTAACGAATGAAACTCCATATCAAGAATGGCCGCGTGATCGACCCGGCCAACGGTATCGACGCGCAAAGCGACGTGTATATCGCCGACGGCCGGGTTGCGTCGATCGGACAGGCTCCGGCAGGCGGCTTCGAGGCCGACAGGACGATCGATGCAAGCGGCATGGTGGTGGCTCCCGGCCTGGTGGACCTGAGCGCGCGGCTGCGCGAGCCGGGCTACGAATACAAGGCCACGCTCGAATCTGAAATGCAGGCGGCAATGCAGGGCGGCGTCACCAGTCTGGTATGTCCGCCGGATACCGATCCGGTGCTTGACGAGCCAGGCTTGGTGGAAATGCTGAAGTACCGCGCAAAAAGCCTGAACCAGGCGCACGTCTATCCGCTCGGTGCGCTGACCATGGGCCTGAAAGGTCAGGCGTTGACCGAAATGGCGGAACTGACCGAAGCAGGTTGCATCGGTTTCGCGCAGGCCGAAGAACCTATCGTCGACACCACGGTGCTGCTGCGCGCGCTTCAGTATGCCAAAACCTTCAACTACACGGTCTGGCTGCGGCCGCAGGATCCTCACCTCGGGCATGGCGGCATCGCGCACAGCGGCCCGGTCGCGTCGCGTCTCGGACTGTCCGGCGTGCCGGTGATGGCGGAAACCATTGCGCTGCATACGATATTCGAATTGATGCGCGCCACCGGCGCACGCGTGCATTTGTGTCGCATGTCTTCTGCTGCCGGTCTTGAACTGGTACGCGCGGCCAAGAAGGAAGGCTTGCCTGTCAGCTGCGATGTCGGCGCTCATCATATTCATATGACCGATGTCGATATCGGCTTCTTCGATTCCAATGCACGCATGACGCCGCCGTTCCGTTCGACGCGGGACCGTGATGCAATCCGTGCCGCGCTGTGCGATGGCACCGTCGATGTAATCTGCTCCGATCACACACCGGTCGACGACGACGAAAAACTGCTGCCTTTCGGCGAGGCGTCGCCTGGCGCCACCGGTCTCGAATTGCTGCTGCCGCTGGCAGTGAAGTGGGCTGAAGAATGTTTGGACAAGTCCGAGCAGCCGCTGGCGCGTGCGATCGCCAAGGTAACGTCCGATGCTGCGCGCGTCATCGGGCTGGATTGCGGTCGTCTGACTGCCGGCAGTGCCGCCGACATCTGTGTGTTCGATCCTGCCGCAAGATGGAAGGTGGATCCCAAGGCGCTCGCCAGCCAGGGCAAACACACGCCTTTCCTCGGCTATGAAATGAGCGGTCAGGTAAGCATGACCATCGTCGGCGGCCATATCGCGTTCGAACGCCGGTAGCAGTCGCATGCACGTTTTGGGTCTGATACGCGTGGTGCTGCACCTGTTCCAGGGGCTGGCCACCTGCGCATTCGTTTTTCCGCTGATCGATGCGGCCGGCCGTCAACGCTGCATCAAGCGCTGGTCGGCAAAGCTGGTGAGCGTGTGCGGCATCACCGTGCATATCGACCATACGCCCGATGTGCAGCCGGCGTCGCGTGCGCTGATCGTGTCCAACCATGTGTCCTGGCTGGATATATTCGTAATCAACTCACTGGAGCCCTGCCGGTTTGTTGCCAAGTCCGATATTCGCGACTGGCCGCTGATCGGCTGGCTGTGCGCGAAGACCGGCACTATCTTCATTTCGCGCGGCAAGCTGCGAGACGTGCGCAGGATCTACCAGGGACTCGTGGCCAGCCTGCATGCAGGCGAGCGTGTCGCGTTCTTCCCCGAAGGCACGACCGCGGCACAGGGGCAGGTACTGCCGTTTCATGCAAACCTGTTCGAAGCAGCGATCGAGGCGCAAGTCCCGATACAGCCTTATGCCATACGGTATGTCGACGCGCACGGCCGTTTGCATCCCGCAGCCGATTTCATCGGCGACATGAGTTTCGTGCAAAGCATGCTGACGGTATTGAAGGCGGGAGGAATGACGGCTCGTCTTTCCCTGCTCGCGCCGATCGAAACAGCGGCGGGCTCGCATCGACGCGAACTCGCCGATGCGGCGCATGATGCGATTGCAACTGCCTTGCCCGATTCCGTGGCGGCAAGCGACGCAATGCCTGAACCAAATTTCTCTAGATCGAGCCGGGTTTCTGGTATTGCGGGCAGTCGACCTGAATGACGCTGCGGTCGTCCAGACATACCGCACTGAGCTTGCCGCCCCACAGGCAACCGGTGTCCAGGCTGATGATATCCGGGCGCATGATCAAGCCCAGGGTTGACCAGTGTCCGAACACGACGGTCGTGTCTTCGGTATTGCGGCCGGGGACATCGAACCAGCGCATATAACCCGGCAACTCGATTTCCACACCCTTGGAAGTCGCCAGATCCATGGTGCCGTCCGCGCTGCAAAAACGCAGACGCGTGAGCGCGTTGACGATGCAGCGCAGGCGGTCCATGCCCTCCAGCCTATCTTCCCAGCGCGCCGGCTGGTTGCCATACATCTGGCGCAGGAAATCCAGCCAGTCCGGACCTTGCAGCATTTGCTCGACTTCCTGCGACAAGGCAATGGTTTGCTGCGCGGTCCATTGCGGTAACACGCCGGCGTGCACCATCAGATGATCGTTTTCCAGAATGGCGAGCGGCCGGTGGCGCAGCCAGTCGAGCAATTCATCGCGGTCCGGCGCGTCGAGAATCTCATCAAGAGTATCGGTGCGGTGCTGAGGCCGGATACCGTTGGCGACGGCCAGCAAATGCAGGTCATGGTTGCCAAGTACCACATTTGTGGTATCGCCGAGCTCGCGTACTTCGCGTAAAGTCTCGAGTGAATTCGGACCCCTGTTGACAAGATCGCCGACAAAAATCAGACGCGGGTCGGCGCAATGCGCATGTATCCGTTCGAGCAATTCGGTGAGTTTGGTGCGGCATCCTTGCAGATCACCGATTACATAAGTGGGCATAAGTCGTCATTGTCAGGTTGGCAAAATGGTGCCGGAGCATGTGTCTTCGGCTTCGCATTATAGGAAATCGACCTGGTTCTTGCGTGCAACCGATCCCGCGCCGAAACGGGCGATGTAACAATCACTTACTCAAAGAAGAGCCGAGAACTGTTGTAATACACCGTTCTTAATACGATTTTTGTAACAAATTCGAGTAAAATCATGGGTTTACTCAAATTTGCACTATTCAGGATTCTGCATGATATTCGTGACGGGCGGAGCCGGTTTCATTGGTTCCAATTTTGTGATTGACTGGTTGGCATCGAGCGACGAGCCTCTCGTCAACCTCGACAAGCTTACTTACGCCGGCAATCCCGACAACCTGTTGTCCGCCCGGCAGGACGCGCGTCACATCTTCATCAAGGGCGATATCGGCGATCAGGCTCTCGTGAGCCGATTGTTGCAACAGTATCAGCCGCGTGCGGTCGTGCACTTCGCCGCAGAGAGCCATGTCGATCGCTCCATCGACGGACCGGCCGACTTTGTCAGCACCAATATCAACGGTACATTCAGCCTGCTTGAGGCCGCACGCGAATACTACGCAGCGCTTCCGGCCGTCAAGCAGCGCGATTTCCGCTTCCTGCATGTCTCGACCGATGAGGTCTATGGTTCGCTGGCGCCGAATGAGCCAGCTTTCCGCGAAACGACGGCCTATGCGCCGAATAGTCCGTATTCTGCTTCCAAGGCCGCATCTGACCATCTCGTTCGCGCCTATCACCATACTTATGGCCTGCCGACACTGACGACCAATTGTTCGAACAATTACGGCCCATACCAGTTCCCGGAAAAGCTGATTCCTCTGATGATCACCCATGCATTGGTGGGCAAGCCGTTGCCGATCTATGGCGACGGCGCCAACGTACGCGACTGGCTGTATGTGGGTGACCACTGCACTGCGGTGCGCCGGGTGCTGGAGGCCGGCATGCCGGGGCAGACTTACAACATCGGCGGGTGGAATGAAAAAACCAACCTCGGGGTTGTGCATACCCTGTGCGATATCCTCGACAGCATGGCGCCGAAGTCAGAAAGCTACCGCGACCAGATTACCTTCGTGACCGACCGGCCGGGCCATGACCGGCGCTATGCAATCGATGCCAGCAGGATTGAGCGCGAGCTCGGCTGGCGACCCGCGGAGACTTTCGACACCGGAATCCGCAAGACTGTGCGCTGGTATCTCGACCATGCGGAGTGGATAGCCGGCATACGCTCGGGCGCTTACCTGAACCGTGCACAGCAGCTGCAGTCCATGAACAACGTGGACCAGGAGCATCGGCAATGACCGGCACGCGCAAAGGCATCATTCTGGCTGGCGGGTCCGGCACACGCCTGTATCCGGTCACGCTGTCGACTTCCAAGCAGCTGCTGCCGGTGTACGACAAGCCGATGATTTATTACTCGCTGAGCACATTGATGCTGGCGGGGATGCGCGACATTCTCATTATTTCGACACCTGCCGATACGCCGCGTTTTAGCGAATTGTTAGGCGATGGCAGCCAGTGGGGCATCAATCTCCAGTACGCGGTGCAGCCGTCGCCGGACGGACTCGCACAGGCTTTCCTCATCGGGCGCGAATTCATCGGTGACGCGCATTCGGCGTTGATCCTCGGCGACAACATCTATTACGGTCACGATTTCGACACACAATTGCGCAAGGCATCCGCACCGGTGCAGGGTGCCACGGTGTTTGCGTACCACGTGCACGATCCCGAACGTTACGGCGTGGTCGAGTTCGACGCCGAAAGCCGGGCGGTCAGCATTGTCGAAAAACCGGCTGTGCCGAAATCCAATTATGCGGTGACCGGACTCTACTTCTACGACAACCAGGTGTGCGACATCGCGGCCGGAATACATCCATCGGCGCGCGGCGAACTTGAAATCACCGACGTCAACCAGGCTTACCTCGATCGCGGTCAGCTCAATGTCGAAGTGCTCGGGCGCGGCATGGCCTGGCTGGACACCGGCACGCATGAATCGCTGCTCGAGGCGGCGCAATTCATCGCGACGCTGGAAAAACGCCAGGGCCTGAAAGTGGCTTGCCCCGAAGAGATTGCCTACCGCAAAGGCCATATCAGCGCAGAGCAGCTTGAAAGACTGGCGCAACCCTTGCGAAAGAGCAGCTACGGTGAATATCTGATGCACATTCTGAAGGACAAGGTGTTCTGACCATGCGCGTGATACCGACTGCCATCCCTGATGTGAAAATCATCGAGCCGAGCGTTTTCGGCGACGAGCGCGGCTTTTTTTTTGAAAGCTTCAACGAGCGCGTCTTCGCCGAACAGGTCAATGGCGGCCAGCGCGTGCACTTCGTTCAGGATAACCACTCGCGTTCGGCGCGGCATGTGCTGCGCGGTCTGCATTACCAGATCAGCCAGGCGCAGGGAAAGCTGGTGCGCGTGATCGCCGGTGAAGTCTTCGATGTGGCAGTCGACATTCGACGCAACTCGCCGAGCTTCGGTAAATGGGTGGGTGAGACGCTATCGGCCGCCAACAAGCGCCAGATGTGGGTTCCACCCGGTTTTGCGCACGGCTTTTTGGTGACCAGCGAGTCGGCCGAATTTTTGTACAAGACCACCGATTACTGGGCGAAGGAATATGAACGCTGCATCGCCTGGAACGATCCGGCGATCGGCATTCAATGGCCGACAGATGTCGCGCCGGCACTGTCCGACAAGGACCGCCACGGCCTCATGTTGTCGGATGCCGAGGTGTACTCGTGAAGATTTTATTGACGGGAAGGACCGGGCAGGTCGGGTACGAACTGCAGCGCAGCCTGCAGGGAATGGGCACGGTGATTGCGCCCGACCATGGACAGATGGACTTGTCCGACCTGGATCAGGTGCGCGATGTGGTGCGCTTGCACCGCCCGGACCTGATCGTCAATCCGGCCGCCTACACGGCAGTGGACAAGGCAGAAGAAGAACCTGAACTGGCGATGCGCATCAATGGCGAAGCACCGGGCGTGCTGGCCGAAGAAGCGCGAAAGCTGGGCGCCGCGCTGGTGCATTACTCGACCGACTATGTCTTCGATGGCAGCAAGCAGGGTCCCTATACCGAAGATGACCTGCCGTCGCCCGCCAATGTCTATGGGCGGACCAAGCTGGCCGGCGAGCAGGCGATACAGGCCAGCGGCGTTCCGCACCTGATTTTTCGTACCAGCTGGGTATATGGCCTGCGCGGAAAGAATTTTTTGTTGACGGTGCAGCGGCTCGCACAGGAGCGCGAAGAACTGAGAATTGTCGCAGATCAACACGGCGCGCCAACCTGGTGCCGTACCATTGCGGACACGACCGCCCATGTTGTTGGCAGCCTACAGTATCGCGGCGGCGAACACCGCCTGGATCATGAGCTGTGGCGGCAGAACGCAGGTGTCTACCATCTTGCTGCGCAAGGTCAAACTACCTGGCATGGTTTTGCCCAGACTATTGTTGCGCATTGGTCATCAAATAAAAAGCCGGTGGTCACGCCGATCGCTACGCAGGACTATCCGCTACCCGCGAAAAGGCCTGCTAATTCGGTGCTGTGCTGCAAACGGCTGACCGGGACGTTCTGCCGTTTGCCTGCATGGGACGAGGCACTGAAATTGTGTCTGGAATGATTAATGGCGATGCCGGTAGGCGCGTACCACGCTGCCTCCGTCGTTAGCCTCAACGAATTAAAAACTGTGAGATAACACTATGCTGATCCCCATCATTCTCTCCGGCGGCGCCGGCACCCGTCTCTGGCCGGTTTCGCGCGAGGCGTATCCGAAACCCTTCATGCGTATCGGCGGCGGCAAGAGTCTGTTGACGCAGACGCACGAGCGCGCGCTTGAAGTGTCGGGCAATACCGCGCCGCTGATCGTCACCAACCGCGACTACTATTTCCTGTCGCATGACGAACTGGAGAATCAGCAGATCAAGCCGCAATATATGCTGGAACCATCGGGCCGCAATACGGCGCCTGCAATTGCGCTCGCCGCTCTATGGGCGATCCAGCAGAAACCCGATGCCTGCATGCTGGTCATGCCGGCCGACCATCTGATCAAGGATACGCCGTCGTTCTACACGGCGGTACGCCATGCCGAAAACCTGGCAAAGGACGGTTTCCTGGTGCTATTCGGCGTCAAGCCGACCGGTCCCGAAACCGGCTTCGGGTATATCGAAATGGGTAACAAGGTCAGCGAGCATGCGCAGGTCGTGCAGCGCTTCGTCGAAAAGCCGGATGCCGTCACCGCTGCCCGTTATCTGGCCGAAGGCAATTACGTCTGGAACAGCGGCATGTTCTGCTTCAAGGCCAGCACCATCCTGGATGCCTTCGCTACCTACAATCCCGCGCTGCTGGAAGCTGCGCGCGAGGTATGGAACAGCACCAAGCTTGACGGCGACAAGATGGAACTGCCGGCCAGCTTTACCGCACTGGAAAACATCTCCATCGATTACGCCGTGATGGAAAAGGCAAAAAACATTGCCGTGATTCCGGGCGATTTCGACTGGAGCGACATCGGCGCCTGGAAAGCCGTGGCCGAAGCGATTCCGGCCGACGCATCCGGCAATACGCAAAACGATTGCCAGACCATCGTCATCGACAGCCGCAATACCCACATCCAGACCACCGACCGCCTGGTTGCCGTGATCGGTCTGGACAATTTGCTGGTGATCGATACGCCTGACGCCTTGCTGGTTGCCGACAAATCGCGCAGCCAGGAAGTCAAGGAAGTGGTCAATCGCCTCAAGGCCAGCGGTCATGAATCCCACAAGACCCACCGCACGGTCGCACGGCCATGGGGTACATACACGGTGCTGCAGGATGCGCCCGGATTCAAGATCAAGCGCATTGCCGTCAAGCCCGGCGCATCGCTGTCGCTGCAGATGCACCATCACCGCAGCGAACATTGGGTGGTCGTTTCGGGCAAGGCCGAAGTCATCAATGGCGAACAAACCGTGGTGCTGGAAGCCAACCAGTCCACCTATATCCCGGCCGGCAACAAGCACCGCCTGACCAATGTGGGAAATACGGAACTGGCCCTGATCGAGGTACAATGCGGCTCCTATCTGGGCGAGGATGACATCGTCCGCTTTGAAGATATATACGGCAGGGTTCAATAATGGCAGTAAGCATGTTGCGTTCGATATGGAGCTATCGCGGCTTCATATCGGGCAGCGTCAAGCGGGAGTTTCAGTCGCGTTACCGCAATTCGTTGTTAGGCGCAGCATGGACGGTCCTCAATCCGCTGGCGATGATCGTGGTGTACACGGTCATCTTTTCGCAAGTGATGCGCACCCGTTTGCCGGGCATCGACAATGGCTTTGCGTACAGTATCTACCTGTGCGCGGGCATATTGACCTGGGGCTTGTTCTCGGAAATCGTCAGCAGGGCGCAAAACGTCTTTCTTGAACATGCCAATCTGATCAAAAAGATCAGTTTTCCGCGCATTTGCCTGCCGATCATTGTCGTGATGAACGCGGGCGTCAACTTTGCGATCATTTTCAGCCTGTTTGTGATCTTCCTGCTGATGTCAGGCACTTTCCCCGGCCTCAGCTTCATTGCGATCTTTCCTGTTCTTGCCATACAAATCATGTTCGCAATTGGGCTTGGTATCATTGTCGGCGTATTGAATGTTTTTTTTCGTGATGTAGGTCAGTTCTTCGCCGTTCTGCTGCAGTTCTGGTTCTGGTTTACGCCTATCGTCTACCCGGCCTCCATCCTGCCATCCGAGGTACGCCCCTATCTCAACTGGAATCCCATGATGCCGCTGGTCAGCGCATATCAGGATATCCTCGTACACGGAAAGTGGCCGCAATGGGACACCATGTTGATTCCCGCCGCCCTGGCCGTATTGTTATGTATTGTCGGCATGCGTTTGTTCCGCAAGCGCGTCGGCGAAATCGTGGATGAGTTGTAATGGGCCGGATACGCGTTTCAAACCTTGGTAAGGCCTACAAGCAATACCACAATCACTGGTCACGCCTGGCCGAATGGATGCTGCCATTTTTCGGTATGCGTCATCGCCTCAAGTGGGTGATGCGCGAAGTCAGCTTCAATCTGGACCAGGGCGAAGCGGTCGGCATCATCGGTATCAACGGCGCCGGCAAGAGCACGCTGCTCAAGATGATCACCGGTACCACGCAACCGACGACCGGCAGTGTCGAAATCACCGGGCGTGTCGCGGCGCTGCTGGAACTGGGCATGGGCTTTCACCCCGATTTCACCGGCCGGCAAAATGTCTTCATGTCCGGCCAGCTGCTCGGTCTGGGCGTCGATGAAATCGCCCAGCTGATGCCCGAGATCGAAGCCTTTGCCGAGATCGGCGACTATATCGACGAGCCGGTGCGCACCTATTCCAGCGGGATGCAGATGCGCCTGGCGTTCAGCGTCGCGACCGCCAAGCGGCCCGATGTACTGATCGTCGACGAAGCGCTTTCGGTCGGCGACGCGTATTTCCAGCACAAGAGCTTCGACCGCATCCGCTCCTACAGCAGGGCGGGTACCACGCTGTTGATCGTCTCGCATGACAAAAATGCAATCCAGTCGATCTGTAACCGCGCGATCCTGCTTGATGGCGGGCGGCTGGTAAAAGAGGGCGCGCCGGAAGAAGTTATGGATTACTATAACGCCCGGCTCGCCGAACGGGAAAATGCCAATCTGAACTTGCAGCAGCAGGTAAGGGACGACGGCAAGGTCCAGACGATCTCGGGCACCGGCGAAGCGACGGTGATGGATATCGCCCTGCTCAACGAGCGCGGCGAGCCGCAGGAGCTGTTCGACGTCGGCGTTCCGGTCACGCTCCAGGTCAAGGTCAAGACGCATGCCGACATTCCGCGGCTGGTGCTGGGCTACATGATCAAGGACAGGCTGGGGCAGGCGATCTATGGAACGAACACCGACCTCACCAAGCAACCGCTGCATGATGTCGAAGCCGGAGAAGTGATCACTTACCGTTTCGATTTCCCGCTGAATCTGGGACCTGGGACATATTCCATCGCCACTGCGCTGGAAAGCACGGATACGCACCTCGTCAATAATTATGAATGGCGCGATCTGGCACTGGTCTTTTCGGTGACCAACCTGAGCAAGCCGGAATTCGTCGGCTGCGCATGGTTCAACCCGCAGATCAGTATCGCGCGTCCCTGAGCCGGACGCGTGTTACCGCAGCAAATTGAATGAAGTAGCGCGCATGCCGGCGGCAGCCTTGCGGGCACGCGGGGGATTAGTATTGAATTGAGGGATTGCCTTGCAATCTCGACCAGCATCAATCGGAAGACGATGAAAAAGATAAAAATACTCATGCTCGCCAATTATCCGATTGTCGAGCCGCGCCACGGCGGCCAGCTGAGGACTTTTCACATCCGCGAGGAATACGCCAGGGCCGGCATCGACGTCGATCTGGTGTCCTTTTTCCAGGAAGGCGGCTACCAGTACTACGAAAGCACCGACATTCCGCTGCCGGGCACACTCTCGGTGGTCATCAACAAGGATTTCGACTACGCCGTCTATGACTATCTGTCCGCGCTGCATGTTGCGCAGGACCCGGTCATCTACGACAAGCTGGCCTCGCAGATACGCAACGGCGGCTATGACTACGTACAGCTCGAGCAGCCGTACTTCTGGCCCGTACTCAAGAAAATCCTCGCTTCCGAAAGCCTGGGTTCGGCCGCGCCGCGCGTGATCTTCTCGTCGCAGAATATCGA includes:
- a CDS encoding mannose-1-phosphate guanylyltransferase/mannose-6-phosphate isomerase, coding for MLIPIILSGGAGTRLWPVSREAYPKPFMRIGGGKSLLTQTHERALEVSGNTAPLIVTNRDYYFLSHDELENQQIKPQYMLEPSGRNTAPAIALAALWAIQQKPDACMLVMPADHLIKDTPSFYTAVRHAENLAKDGFLVLFGVKPTGPETGFGYIEMGNKVSEHAQVVQRFVEKPDAVTAARYLAEGNYVWNSGMFCFKASTILDAFATYNPALLEAAREVWNSTKLDGDKMELPASFTALENISIDYAVMEKAKNIAVIPGDFDWSDIGAWKAVAEAIPADASGNTQNDCQTIVIDSRNTHIQTTDRLVAVIGLDNLLVIDTPDALLVADKSRSQEVKEVVNRLKASGHESHKTHRTVARPWGTYTVLQDAPGFKIKRIAVKPGASLSLQMHHHRSEHWVVVSGKAEVINGEQTVVLEANQSTYIPAGNKHRLTNVGNTELALIEVQCGSYLGEDDIVRFEDIYGRVQ
- a CDS encoding ABC transporter permease, whose product is MLRSIWSYRGFISGSVKREFQSRYRNSLLGAAWTVLNPLAMIVVYTVIFSQVMRTRLPGIDNGFAYSIYLCAGILTWGLFSEIVSRAQNVFLEHANLIKKISFPRICLPIIVVMNAGVNFAIIFSLFVIFLLMSGTFPGLSFIAIFPVLAIQIMFAIGLGIIVGVLNVFFRDVGQFFAVLLQFWFWFTPIVYPASILPSEVRPYLNWNPMMPLVSAYQDILVHGKWPQWDTMLIPAALAVLLCIVGMRLFRKRVGEIVDEL
- a CDS encoding ABC transporter ATP-binding protein; its protein translation is MGRIRVSNLGKAYKQYHNHWSRLAEWMLPFFGMRHRLKWVMREVSFNLDQGEAVGIIGINGAGKSTLLKMITGTTQPTTGSVEITGRVAALLELGMGFHPDFTGRQNVFMSGQLLGLGVDEIAQLMPEIEAFAEIGDYIDEPVRTYSSGMQMRLAFSVATAKRPDVLIVDEALSVGDAYFQHKSFDRIRSYSRAGTTLLIVSHDKNAIQSICNRAILLDGGRLVKEGAPEEVMDYYNARLAERENANLNLQQQVRDDGKVQTISGTGEATVMDIALLNERGEPQELFDVGVPVTLQVKVKTHADIPRLVLGYMIKDRLGQAIYGTNTDLTKQPLHDVEAGEVITYRFDFPLNLGPGTYSIATALESTDTHLVNNYEWRDLALVFSVTNLSKPEFVGCAWFNPQISIARP